TCTCAGTTGGCCTCGCCCACGGTGACATCGGTTACGGCCGGGGTCACGCCGGGCTTGATCCACCAGGTGTCGATGCCGATGTCGTACTTGGGCGAGACTTTCGGGTGGCCGATGTGGTTCCAGTAGGCCACGCGCCAGGTCTTGATGTGCCAGTTGGGGATCACGTAGTAGCCCCACAGCAGTACGCGGTCGAGCGCGCGCGCGTGGTTGATCAGGCTCTGGCGTGATTCGGCATTGATCAGCTGTTCCACCAACTGGTCGATGGCCGGGTCGCGCAGGCCGATGAAGTTGCGGCTGCCAGGGTTGTCGGCGGCGGCGCTGGACCAGAACTCGCGCTGCTCGTTGCCCGGCGAGTTGGACTGCGGGTAACCCCCGACGATCATGTCGTAGTCGCGCGAGCGCAGGCGCGTGATGTATTGCGAAACGTCGACCCGGCGGATGTTCAGGTCAATCCCTAAGTCGGCAAGGTTGCGCTTGAACGGCAGCAGGATGCGTTCGAACTCGGTCTGGGCCAGCAGAAACTCGATGGACACCGGTTTGCCCTGGGCGTCGACCATCTTGTCGTCGACGATTTTCCAGCCGGCTTCCTGCAGCAGCTTGTAGGCTTGGCGCTGCTGTTCGCGGATCATACCGCTGGCGTCGGTCACCGGGTTATGGAAGGCCTCGCTATAGACCTGCTCGGGCACTTTGCCGCGCAGCGGTTCGAGTATTTTCAACTCGTCAGGGGAGGGCACGCCCCTGGCGGCCATGTCGGAGTTTTCGAAGTAGCTGCCGGTGCGGGTGTAGGCGCCGTTGAACAACTGCTTGTTGGTCCACTCGAAGTCCAGCAGCAGGCTCAGCGCCTGTCGCACACGGATGTCCTGGAACACTGGTTTGCGCAGGTTGAATATGAAGCCCTGCATGCCGGTGGGGTTGCCGTTGGGCAGCTCTTCCTTGATCAGGCGGCCATCGCGGACCGCCGGGACGTTGTAGGCGGTGGCCCAGTTTTTTGCACTGACCTCAAGCGCATAGTCGAACGCCCCGGCCTTCAATGCCTCTAGCGCTACGGCCGTGTCGCGGTAAGAGTCGAAGGTCATGGCATCGAAGTTGAACTGGCCGCGGTTGATCGGCAGGTCCTTGGCCCAGTAGTCCTTGACCCGCTCGTAGCGGATGGTCCGCCCAGCCTTGACCTCGTCAACCTTGTACGGGCCGCTGCCCAGGGGGATTTCCAGGTTGCCACGGTTGAACTCACGGCCTTCGTACCAGTGCTTGGGCAGTACCGGCAGCTGGCCCAGAATCAGCGGCAGCTCGCGGTTGTTCTGGTGCTTGAACTTGAACAGCACCCGCAGCGGGTCTTCGGCCACCACTTCGGCGACGTCGGCGTAGTACTGGCGGTACAGCGGCGCACCGTCCTTGATCAGGGCATTGAAGGTGAACACGACATCGTCGGCGCGCATCGGGTGGCCGTCATGGAAGCGGGCCTCGGGGCGCAGGTAGAAGCGCACCCAACTGTTGTCCGGGGCCTTTTCGATCTTGCCGGCGACCAGGCCGTATTCGGTGAACGGCTCGTCCTGGCTCTGACGCATCAGGGTGTCGTAGATGATGCTGATGTTCTCGGCCGCCACGCCCTTGTTGATGAACGGGTTGAGGCTGTCGAAGCCACCGAAGCTGGACTGGCGGAAGGTGCCGCCCTTGGGCGCGTCGGGGTTGACGTAGTCGAAATGCTTGAAGTTGGCGGGGTATTTTGGCGCCTCGTCGTAGAGCGTCAGCGCGTGTTGCGGCGCGGCCAGGGCCGGAAGGCTCAGGCAGGCCAGCAGCAGGCTGCCAGCCAGCTGGCGCAGGCGGTGCGTTGGCATCATTTGGCTTTCTCCGAAGTCTTGATCCACCAGCTGTTCAGCCCGAGGGTGTAGGGCGGCGTGGTGACAAAGGCGAACCGATTGCGGTAGGCCAGGCGGTGATTGTCGAGATACCAATTGGGGATCATGTAGTACTGCCATGAGAGCACGCGGTCCAGGGCGCGGGCGGCGGCGACCTGGTCGTCGCGGGTGCGCGCGGCGAGCAAGGTGTCGAGCAGGTGGTCGACCACCGGGTCCTTGACCCCAGCATAGTTCTTGCTGCCCTTGGTCGCGGCCTGGCTTGAGTGAAAGTACAGCCACTGTTCAAGGCCGGGGCTCAAGGTCTGGTTCAGGGTCATCAGAATCATGTCGAAATCGAACTGGTCCAGGCGTTGTTTGTACTGGGCGCGGTCCACAGTGCGCAAGCGTGCATCGATGCCGATACTGGACAGATTTTCGACATAAGGTTGCAGGATGCGTTCAAGGTTGGGGTTTACCAGCAGCAGCTCCAGGCGCAGCTGCTGGCCTTTGCTGTCCACCAGGCGCTGGCCGTTGAGCTTCCAGCCAGCTTCGGCGAGCAGGCCCAGGGCCTGACGCAGGGTCTGGCGGTTGATGCCACGGCCTTCGGTCTGGCTGACCTTGTAGGGTTCGCTGAACAGTTTTTCCGGCAGTTGGTCACGGAACGGCGCCAGCAACAGCCACTCCTTGCCGGTGGGCAAGCCGTTGGCCGCAAATTCGCTGTTGGGGTAATAGCTGGTCGAGCGGCGGTAGGCGCTGCTGAACAGGGCGCGGTTGGTCCACTCGAAGTCGAGCATCAGGCCCAGTGCCTGGCGCACCCGAGGGTCGCTGAACGAGGCCCTGCGGCTGTTCATGAACAGGCCTTGGGTCTGGGTCGGAATGCGGTGCGGGATTTGTGCCTTGATCACCTCACCACGGCGCACCGCCGGGAAGTTGTAGCCATTGGCCCAGTTCTTGGCCTGGTGTTCGATATAAATATCGAACTCGCCGGCCTTGAACGCTTCGAACGCCACGGTGGCGTCCCGGTAGAACTCGTATTCGACCCGCTTGAAGTTGTACTTGCCACGGTTGACGGCAAGGTCCTTGCCCCAGTAGTTCTTCACCCGCTCGAACACCAGGCGCCGTCCGGGCTGTACCTGGGTGATGCGGTAGGGGCCGCTGCCCAATGGCGGCTCGAAGGTGGTGGCCTTGAAGTCGCGGCCTTGCCAGTAGTGCTTGGGCAGCACCGGCATTTCGCCCAGGCGCAGGATCAGCAGTGGGTTGCCGGCGCGCTTGAAGACGAAGCGGATGCGCAGGGGGCCGAGGATGTCCACCCGCTGCACTTCCTGCAGGTTGGTGCGGTAGATGGGGTGGCCATCCTTGAGCAGCGTGCGGTAGGAAAAGGCCACGTCCGCCGAGGTGATCGGGCGGCCGTCGTGGAAGCGTGCTTGTGGGCGCAGGTTGAACACCACCCAGCTGCGGTCCTCGCTGTACTCCACCGAGCGCGCGATCAGGCCGTAGCTTGAGGTCGGCTCATCGCCGGAGGGGTCGTACTGCCCCGTGCCGATCATCAGCGGCTCGTTCAGCTCGCTGATGCCGTATTGCTGGAAGTTTGGCGTGGTGATCGGGCTCGAACCCTTGAAGGTGTAAGGGTTGAGCGTGTCGAAGGTACCGAATGCCATGGCCCGCAAGGTGCCGCCTTTGGGCGCTCGCGGGTTGACCCAGTCGAAGTGGGTGAATGTGGCTGGGTACTTGAGCGTGCCGAACTGCGCGTATCCGTGGCTTTCGCTCACCATCGCGACGGCGGGAAAGCTCAAGGCCAGGCTGATTGACAGCAGGAGGGGACGTATCAAGTCGAGATCCGATCCAGAGGCGTTGGGCTTTGATCGGGTACAGTAACAGCTTGCTGGGGTTGGAAAAAGAGAGGTTATGACGGCGGTAATGGCGGGAAAGCCCGGTGCGGGGGATCGCGGGTGATGCTGCGCTTGTGGGAGCGGTTGTGGGAGCGGCCTTGCGTCGCGAGAGGGCCGCTAAGCGGCCCCAGCAATTGCTGAAATTCTGGGGCCGCGCTGCGGCCCTTTCGCGACGCAAGGCCGCTCCCACAGCTGGCCCCACAAGGCTGCGTTTTACATCAATGCCCCAGATAGACGGTCAGCGTTTGCCCTGGCTTGAGCGCATGACCGCTGCGCGGGTTCCAGCGCTTGAGGTGTTTCATTTCGACATTGAAACGCTTGGCCACCAGGTACAGCGAGTCGCCCTTGCGCACCTTGTACTGGGTCGAGCGCTGCGAGGACGCCGCCACCCGGTTGCCTGCGGCACTCGGCGCATTGCCGCCGCGCAGTGCCAATACCTGGCCAGCCCTCAGGCTGTTGCCGGACATACGGTTCCAACGCTTGATGTCCCTGACCGACACGCGGTTGGCCTTGGCGATGGTGCCCAGGTTATCGCCCCTTTTTACCCGGTAACTGCGCGCGGCTGTCGCGGGTGCCTTGGCTTCGGCCACGGCACGGGCGAACACGGCCTTGTTCGGCTGCAGGCTGACCAGTTGCTCAGGCTTGAGGTTGGACAGGCTCGCGGACAACAATTGCGCCTTGGCAGTCGGTACCAGCAACTGCTGGGGGCCGTCCACGGTCATGCGCTTCTTGAAGGCCGGGTTGAGCTGTATCAGCTCGTCTTCGTCGATGTCGGCGAAGGCTGCAACGCGCGAAAGGTCGAGGCGATCATTGATGGCCACCGCCTCGAAGTAGGGTTCGTTGGCAATCGGGTTCAGGTTGACGCCATAGGCATCAGGCGTAGACACCACCTGCGACAGGGCCAAAAGCTTGGGCACGTAGTCGCGGGTTTCCTGTGGCAGTGGCAGGTTCCAGTAGTCGGTCGGCAGGCCGAGTTTTTCGTTGCGTTCGATGGCGCGGCTTACCGTGCCTTCACCGGCATTGTAGGCCGCCAGGGCCAGCAGCCAGTCGCCGTTGAACATGTCGTGCAGGCGGCTCAGGTAGTCCAGCGCGGCGTTGGTCGAGGCGGTAACGTCGCGACGGCCGTCGTAGAAATTGGTCTGGCGCAGGTTGAAATGGCGCCCCGTGGACGGGATGAACTGCCACATGCCCGCCGCATGGGCGCGCGAGTAGGCCATCGGGTTGTAGGCGCTTTCGATGGCGGGCAGCAGGGCCAGTTCCAGCGGCATGTCGCGCTCTTCGAGGCGCTCGACGATGTAGTGCAGGTAGAGGCTGCCGCGCTCGCCAGCGCTTTCGATGTAGCGCGGGTTGCTGGCGAACCACAGGCGCTGCTGTTCGATGCGCGGGTTGACGTCGATGCTGTCCTGCAGGGTGAAGCCCTGGCGCATGCGCTCCCAGACGTCCTGTGGCGCCTGCTCGGCCGGCTTGACCAGCAGCGGAGCAGGCTTGTGCTTGATCCGCGCCTGGTAGTTGTGCGCGCGAACGCTATCGGATTCGTCAAGCTGACGGGTGCTCTGGCAGCCCACCAAGGTGGCGGCCAGGGCCAGCGCACTGATTTGGGCCAGGCGCGTCAGGGCGACGGAATGAGAGGTTCTGCGGCTACGGGAAGGCATCGGCTGGGACAGGTTTCCGGGCGAAAAATTTCGGCGATTCTAGAAACCGCTACCGGCCTGGTCAACCGTTGACCCTCACATGCGATATATCTTGAGGTTATCAGAAGGTGTCCTTCCAAGACCTCAAGGCAGCAAAAACAGCGACATGCGTGCTGTTTGAATGTCCCTTCCATTCGTCTGCTTTTTGTTTAACGGATGTTTCAGTCGTGCGAATAAATGGGTTCGTCAGTCGTTCGAGGCCGATCGTCGATGGCAAGGTGATGCGATTTTCGGCGCGCAGCCGGGTAACCTCTTCGAAGCGCTGTAGAACGTGCGGGTTTTGCGGTTCGACGGCCTTGGCGAAGCGCAGGTTGCTCAGGGTGTATTCGTGGGCGCAATACACCTGGGTGTGCTCGGGCAGGGCGGCTAGGCGCTGCAGGGACGGGTGCATCTGTTCGGCGGTGCCTTCGAACATGCGCCCACAGCCGGCCGCGAACAGGGTGTCACCACTGAACAGCAGGGGCGTTGCCGGTTGCGCTGCATAGAAGGCGATATGCCCCAAGGTATGGCCGGGTACACCGATGACCTGGAAGGTCAGGCCCAGTACGGTGATTTCATCGCCGTCCGTCAGCGCTTCATCGCGGGCGGGGATGCGCTCGTTGGCCGGGCCGTAGACCCTGGCATCGGTCAATTGCTTGAGCCGTTCGACACCGCCGACATGGTCGTTGTGGTGGTGGGTCACCAGAATATCGGTCAATACCCAGTCAGGGTGTGCCGCCAGCCACCCTTCCACTGGGCCGGCGTCGCCAGGGTCGACCACCGCGCAACGGCGTTTGGCAGTATCCTGTAACAACCAGATGTAGTTGTCGGAGAAAGCGGGGAGAGCATCGATCTGTATCATGGTGCGGATCCGTATCGCCAAGCGTGGGACATGAGGGCATCTTAGCCGCGATGGCGTGGCGCGAGAACCTTCGAGGGAGAACGCAATGACCGACCAAGCCTTTGCCCAGGCCGACCCCGATTGGGTCGAACTGATCAGCCTGGCCCGTGAGTGGTTCAACGGCCCGCTCGGGCAACTGATGCTCAAGGAAGAGGAAAAACTGCTGGAAGAAGAGCTGGGGCGCTTCTTTGGCGGTTACCTCGTGCACTATGGGCCCTGTGCCGAAGCGCCGCCCAGCGCGCCCCAGGTGCAGCGCAACGTGCGCCTTGGGGCACCGTTGCCGGGGGTGGAGATCGTCTGCGAGGAGCAGGCCTGGCCGTTGAGCGAGCATGCCGCCGACGTGGTGGTGCTGCAGCACGGCCTGGACTTCAGCCTGACGCCCCATGGCCTGTTGCGCGAGGCCGCCAGCGCCGTTCGCCCGGGTGGGCACCTGCTGATCGTCGGTATCAACCCCTGGAGCAGTTGGGGCATGCGCCATCTGTTCAGCCATGGCGCCCTGCGCAAGGCCCGCTGCATCTCGCCCTCGCGGGTGGGCGACTGGCTCAACCTGCTCGGCTTCGCGCTGGAGAAACGCCGCTTCGGGTGCTATCGTCCGCCGCTTGCCGGGCCTGCCTGGCAGCAACGCCTGGCGGGCTGGGAGCGGGTAGCTGGCGGCTGGCAAATTGCCGGCGGCGGCGTGTACCTGCTGGTGGCCCGCAAGATGGTGGTCGGCCTGCGGCCGTTGCGCCCGGAGCGCCGCGAACCCATGGGCAAACTGCTGCCGCTGCCGCTGGCCAAGGTCAACCGTACGGCGGCCAATCCTGATTCTGAAAAGCACTGAACAAGAGTGGTACATGAGCGATAGCGTCGAAATGTTTACCGATGGCGCCTGCAAGGGCAACCCTGGCCCTGGCGGCTGGGGCGTCCTGATGATCTACAAGGGCGTCGAGAAGGAACTGTGGGGCGGCGAGCGCGAGACCACCAACAACCGCATGGAGCTGATGGCCGCGATCCAGGGCCTGATGTCGCTCAAGCGTGAATGCGAGGTGGTGCTGACCACCGACTCGCAGTACGTGATGAAGGGCATCAACGAATGGATGGTCAACTGGAAGAAGCGCGGTTGGAAGACTGCAGCCAAAGAACCTGTGAAAAACGCCGACCTCTGGCAGTTGCTCGACGAGCAGGTCAACCGGCACAAAGTCAGCTGGAAGTGGGTACGCGGCCACATTGGCCACCCAGGCAACGAACGCGCCGACCAGCTGGCCAACCGTGGGGTGGATGAGGTGCGCGCCGCGCGCTGAGCTGGGGTACAATCCCCGGCTTTGTCACTTTTGTACTTGAAGCAAGTTGGAGCCCCCGCGTGGAGCAGCAGCAAGATAAACGCCTGGTCATTCTCGATACCGAAACCACCGGTATGCCGGTCGGTGAAGGCCATCGCATCATCGAGATCGGCTGTGTCGAGGTCATTGGCCGTCGCCTGACCGGGCGGCATTTCCACGTCTACCTGCAACCTGATCGCGAGAGTGATGAGGGTGCCATTGGCGTTCACGGCATCACCGACACCTTCCTGATCGGCAAGCCGCGTTTCGCTGAGGTCGCCGAAGAGTTCTTCGAGTTCATCCAGGGCGCCACGCTGGTCATCCACAACGCAGCGTTCGACGTTGGCTTCATCAACAACGAGTTCGCCCTGCTGGGGCAGCGCGAGCGTGCCGACCTTGCGCAGCATTGCACCATCCTCGATACCCTGTTGCTGGCGCGTTCCCGTCACCCGGGGCAGCGCAACAGCCTCGACGCACTGTGCAAACGCTACGACATCGACAACTCGGGCCGTGAGCTGCACGGCGCACTGCTCGACTCGGAACTGCTGGCTGACGTCTACCTGGCAATGACCGGTGGCCAGACCAGCCTGTCGCTGGCCGGGCATGGTACTGAAGGTGACAGCGATGGGCAGGGCGGTGGCGGTAGCGAGATTCGCCGTATTACCGGGCGTACGCCTGGGCCGGTGATCATGGCCACTGCCGAGGAGCTGGAGGCGCATGCCGAGCGGCTGGCGGCCATTGCCAAGTCGGCGGGGGCACCCGCGATGTGGCAGGCGTTGACCGAGGCACCTGCGGGTTAAATCCTGCAACACCGATAAGCGCTGGCAACTACCCTGAAAAGGACACCCGTCCTGTAGAGGTAGCTGCCTGATGTACAAGGACCTCAAGTTCCCCATCCTCATTGTCCATCGTGCGATCAAGGCCGACAGCGTCGCCGGTGACCGCATTCGGGGCATCGCCGAGGAATTGCGCCAGGACGGTTTCGCCATTCTGGCCGCAGCGGACCACGCCGAAGCGCGCCTGGTCGCTGCCACCCACCATGGCCTGGCCTGCATGCTGATTGCCGCCGAAGGCGTGGGCGAAAACACACATTTGCTACAGAACATGGCCGAGCTGATCCGCCTGGCCCGTTTGCGCGCGCCAGACCTGCCGATTTTTGCCTTGGGCGAGCAGGTCACCCTGGAAAACGCCCCCGCCGAGGTCATGAGCGAGCTGAACCAATTGCGCGGCATTCTTTATTTGTTCGAAGACACCGTGCCGTTTCTTGCACGCCAGGTGGCACGTGCTGCCCACAGTTACCTCGACGGCCTGCTCCCGCCGTTTTTCAAAGCACTGGTGCAGCACACCGCGCAATCCAATTACTCCTGGCATACGCCGGGGCACGGCGGTGGAGTGGCCTATCACAAGAGCCCAGTTGGCCAGGCCTTTCACCAGTTTTTTGGCGAGAACACCCTGCGTTCGGACCTGTCGGTTTCGGTGCCCGAGCTAGGTTCGCTGCTTGATCACACTGGCCCCCTGGCCCAGGCAGAGGCCAGGGCTGCACGCAACTTCGGCGCCGACCACACGTTCTTCGTGATCAATGGCACCTCCACCGCCAACAAGATCGTCTGGCACGCCATGGTCGGCCGCGATGACCTGGTGCTGGTGGACCGCAACTGCCACAAGTCGGTGGTCCACGCGATCATCATGACGGGCGCCATCCCGATCTATCTTTGCCCCGAACGTAATGAACTGGGCATTATCGGGCCGATCCCACTCAGTGAATTCAGCCCCGAGTCGATCCAGGCGAAGGTCCAGGCCAACCCCCTGGCGCGGGATCGCGGGCAGCGCATCAAACTGGCGGTGGTGACCAACTCAACCTACGACGGCCTGTGCTATCACGCAGGGCTGATCAAGCAGACGCTGGGTGCCAGTGTCGAGGTGCTGCACTTTGACGAGGCCTGGTTCGCCTACGCGGCGTTCCACGACTTTTTCGAGGGGCGTTATGCCATGGGTACGGCGTGCGCGGCCGACAGCCCACTGGTGTTCAGCACCCATTCCACGCACAAGTTGCTGGCGGCCTTCAGCCAGGCGTCGATGATCCATGTGCAGGACGGTGCCAGGCGCCAGCTGGACCGTGACCGCTTCAATGAAGCGTTCATGATGCACATCTCGACATCGCCGCAGTACAGCATCCTGGCGTCGCTGGACGTGGCCTCGACCATGATGGAGGGGCCGGCCGGGCGCTCGCTGCTACAGGAAATGTTCGACGAGGCGCTGAGCTTTCGCCGTGCGCTGGCCAATCTGCGCACGCATATCGCTGCGGCCGACTGGTGGTTCAGCATCTGGCAACCGCCGACGGCAGAAGGTATCCAGCATCTTGCGGCACAGGACTGGTTGCTGCAGCCTGGGGCAGAGTGGCATGGCTTTGGTGAGGTGGCGGGCAACTATGTCCTGCTCGACCCGCTGAAAGTGACCTTGGTCATGCCAGGTTTGAGCGCCGGCGGGGTGCTGGGCGAGCATGGCATTCCGGCTGCGGTAGTCAGCAAGTTTCTCTGGGAGCGTGGGCTGGTGGTGGAGAAGACGGGCCTGTACAGCTTTCTGGTGCTGTTCTCCATGGGTATCACCAAGGGCAAGTGGAGCACCTTGCTGACAGAGTTGCTGGAGTTCAAGCGCCACTATGATGGCAACACGCGGTTGAACAGTTGCCTGCCGAGTGTCGTGGCCGCGGATGCATCACGCTATCAAGGGATGGGGCTGCGTGATCTGTGTGACCAGTTGCATGAATGCTACCGCGCCAATGCCACGGCCAAGCAGCTCAAACGCTTGTTCACGCGCTTGCCCCAGGTGGCCGTAAGCCCGGCACGGGCGTATGACCAGATGGTGCGAGGGGAAGTTGAGGCGGTGCCGATCGAGGCATTGCTGGGCCGTGTGGCGGCCGTGATGTTGGTGCCGTATCCGCCCGGCATTCCATTGATCATGCCAGGCGAGCGGTTCACCGAAGCGACCCGCTCGATACTCGACTACCTGGCGTTTGCCCGGGCGTTCAACGATGGCTTCCCTGGTTTCGTTGCCGACGTGCATGGCCTGCAGAACGAAAACGGTCGCTACACCGTGGACTGCATCAAGGAATGCGAATGATCTCGACGCCGGTCTGCACCAGTTCGAAACGGTTTTCGCCCAGGTGATTGACCCGGTCACCAATGGCCAAGCGATAGCTGGTGATTGGCGCGCCCAGGGTGCTGCCATCGACCTGGAGGGTGGACTCCTGGAATTCGTGGACGGGGTAGATGCGGCCTTCGGCGTCACGGGCGTGGAATTGGCCGACCAGTACTGCTGCCATTTAGGTGAAAACCTCTGAATTACGTAGGAAATGTCTGCAGACATAGACCGTACAAGATACCCGGAAGTTTTCACCTACGGGAAAAAAAACCAAAGCGCCGAGAAACGGTCATCTATAACTACAACGTCTTCTTAGCCAGCAAAGGATGGAAATCGCCATGAGCCAGGTGTATTCGGTAGCGGTCGTCGTTGGCAGCTTGCGCAAGGAATCCTACAACCGCAGGGTA
The sequence above is drawn from the Pseudomonas putida genome and encodes:
- a CDS encoding extracellular solute-binding protein yields the protein MMPTHRLRQLAGSLLLACLSLPALAAPQHALTLYDEAPKYPANFKHFDYVNPDAPKGGTFRQSSFGGFDSLNPFINKGVAAENISIIYDTLMRQSQDEPFTEYGLVAGKIEKAPDNSWVRFYLRPEARFHDGHPMRADDVVFTFNALIKDGAPLYRQYYADVAEVVAEDPLRVLFKFKHQNNRELPLILGQLPVLPKHWYEGREFNRGNLEIPLGSGPYKVDEVKAGRTIRYERVKDYWAKDLPINRGQFNFDAMTFDSYRDTAVALEALKAGAFDYALEVSAKNWATAYNVPAVRDGRLIKEELPNGNPTGMQGFIFNLRKPVFQDIRVRQALSLLLDFEWTNKQLFNGAYTRTGSYFENSDMAARGVPSPDELKILEPLRGKVPEQVYSEAFHNPVTDASGMIREQQRQAYKLLQEAGWKIVDDKMVDAQGKPVSIEFLLAQTEFERILLPFKRNLADLGIDLNIRRVDVSQYITRLRSRDYDMIVGGYPQSNSPGNEQREFWSSAAADNPGSRNFIGLRDPAIDQLVEQLINAESRQSLINHARALDRVLLWGYYVIPNWHIKTWRVAYWNHIGHPKVSPKYDIGIDTWWIKPGVTPAVTDVTVGEAN
- a CDS encoding extracellular solute-binding protein — its product is MIRPLLLSISLALSFPAVAMVSESHGYAQFGTLKYPATFTHFDWVNPRAPKGGTLRAMAFGTFDTLNPYTFKGSSPITTPNFQQYGISELNEPLMIGTGQYDPSGDEPTSSYGLIARSVEYSEDRSWVVFNLRPQARFHDGRPITSADVAFSYRTLLKDGHPIYRTNLQEVQRVDILGPLRIRFVFKRAGNPLLILRLGEMPVLPKHYWQGRDFKATTFEPPLGSGPYRITQVQPGRRLVFERVKNYWGKDLAVNRGKYNFKRVEYEFYRDATVAFEAFKAGEFDIYIEHQAKNWANGYNFPAVRRGEVIKAQIPHRIPTQTQGLFMNSRRASFSDPRVRQALGLMLDFEWTNRALFSSAYRRSTSYYPNSEFAANGLPTGKEWLLLAPFRDQLPEKLFSEPYKVSQTEGRGINRQTLRQALGLLAEAGWKLNGQRLVDSKGQQLRLELLLVNPNLERILQPYVENLSSIGIDARLRTVDRAQYKQRLDQFDFDMILMTLNQTLSPGLEQWLYFHSSQAATKGSKNYAGVKDPVVDHLLDTLLAARTRDDQVAAARALDRVLSWQYYMIPNWYLDNHRLAYRNRFAFVTTPPYTLGLNSWWIKTSEKAK
- a CDS encoding lytic transglycosylase domain-containing protein; the encoded protein is MPSRSRRTSHSVALTRLAQISALALAATLVGCQSTRQLDESDSVRAHNYQARIKHKPAPLLVKPAEQAPQDVWERMRQGFTLQDSIDVNPRIEQQRLWFASNPRYIESAGERGSLYLHYIVERLEERDMPLELALLPAIESAYNPMAYSRAHAAGMWQFIPSTGRHFNLRQTNFYDGRRDVTASTNAALDYLSRLHDMFNGDWLLALAAYNAGEGTVSRAIERNEKLGLPTDYWNLPLPQETRDYVPKLLALSQVVSTPDAYGVNLNPIANEPYFEAVAINDRLDLSRVAAFADIDEDELIQLNPAFKKRMTVDGPQQLLVPTAKAQLLSASLSNLKPEQLVSLQPNKAVFARAVAEAKAPATAARSYRVKRGDNLGTIAKANRVSVRDIKRWNRMSGNSLRAGQVLALRGGNAPSAAGNRVAASSQRSTQYKVRKGDSLYLVAKRFNVEMKHLKRWNPRSGHALKPGQTLTVYLGH
- the gloB gene encoding hydroxyacylglutathione hydrolase; protein product: MIQIDALPAFSDNYIWLLQDTAKRRCAVVDPGDAGPVEGWLAAHPDWVLTDILVTHHHNDHVGGVERLKQLTDARVYGPANERIPARDEALTDGDEITVLGLTFQVIGVPGHTLGHIAFYAAQPATPLLFSGDTLFAAGCGRMFEGTAEQMHPSLQRLAALPEHTQVYCAHEYTLSNLRFAKAVEPQNPHVLQRFEEVTRLRAENRITLPSTIGLERLTNPFIRTTETSVKQKADEWKGHSNSTHVAVFAALRSWKDTF
- a CDS encoding class I SAM-dependent methyltransferase, whose protein sequence is MTDQAFAQADPDWVELISLAREWFNGPLGQLMLKEEEKLLEEELGRFFGGYLVHYGPCAEAPPSAPQVQRNVRLGAPLPGVEIVCEEQAWPLSEHAADVVVLQHGLDFSLTPHGLLREAASAVRPGGHLLIVGINPWSSWGMRHLFSHGALRKARCISPSRVGDWLNLLGFALEKRRFGCYRPPLAGPAWQQRLAGWERVAGGWQIAGGGVYLLVARKMVVGLRPLRPERREPMGKLLPLPLAKVNRTAANPDSEKH
- the rnhA gene encoding ribonuclease HI, giving the protein MSDSVEMFTDGACKGNPGPGGWGVLMIYKGVEKELWGGERETTNNRMELMAAIQGLMSLKRECEVVLTTDSQYVMKGINEWMVNWKKRGWKTAAKEPVKNADLWQLLDEQVNRHKVSWKWVRGHIGHPGNERADQLANRGVDEVRAAR
- the dnaQ gene encoding DNA polymerase III subunit epsilon, which codes for MEQQQDKRLVILDTETTGMPVGEGHRIIEIGCVEVIGRRLTGRHFHVYLQPDRESDEGAIGVHGITDTFLIGKPRFAEVAEEFFEFIQGATLVIHNAAFDVGFINNEFALLGQRERADLAQHCTILDTLLLARSRHPGQRNSLDALCKRYDIDNSGRELHGALLDSELLADVYLAMTGGQTSLSLAGHGTEGDSDGQGGGGSEIRRITGRTPGPVIMATAEELEAHAERLAAIAKSAGAPAMWQALTEAPAG
- a CDS encoding Orn/Lys/Arg decarboxylase N-terminal domain-containing protein, with amino-acid sequence MYKDLKFPILIVHRAIKADSVAGDRIRGIAEELRQDGFAILAAADHAEARLVAATHHGLACMLIAAEGVGENTHLLQNMAELIRLARLRAPDLPIFALGEQVTLENAPAEVMSELNQLRGILYLFEDTVPFLARQVARAAHSYLDGLLPPFFKALVQHTAQSNYSWHTPGHGGGVAYHKSPVGQAFHQFFGENTLRSDLSVSVPELGSLLDHTGPLAQAEARAARNFGADHTFFVINGTSTANKIVWHAMVGRDDLVLVDRNCHKSVVHAIIMTGAIPIYLCPERNELGIIGPIPLSEFSPESIQAKVQANPLARDRGQRIKLAVVTNSTYDGLCYHAGLIKQTLGASVEVLHFDEAWFAYAAFHDFFEGRYAMGTACAADSPLVFSTHSTHKLLAAFSQASMIHVQDGARRQLDRDRFNEAFMMHISTSPQYSILASLDVASTMMEGPAGRSLLQEMFDEALSFRRALANLRTHIAAADWWFSIWQPPTAEGIQHLAAQDWLLQPGAEWHGFGEVAGNYVLLDPLKVTLVMPGLSAGGVLGEHGIPAAVVSKFLWERGLVVEKTGLYSFLVLFSMGITKGKWSTLLTELLEFKRHYDGNTRLNSCLPSVVAADASRYQGMGLRDLCDQLHECYRANATAKQLKRLFTRLPQVAVSPARAYDQMVRGEVEAVPIEALLGRVAAVMLVPYPPGIPLIMPGERFTEATRSILDYLAFARAFNDGFPGFVADVHGLQNENGRYTVDCIKECE